One window from the genome of Prosthecobacter sp. SYSU 5D2 encodes:
- a CDS encoding arylsulfatase, with translation MKPLRSLFLIVGFLGLATAGLTAAEKPLNVVFILADDLGWGELGSYGQKKIPTPHLDRLAKEGSRFTQHYTGAPVCAPARCMLMTGKHAGHAEIRGNLKVQKYFPEFDEGQYPISEQAVTVAQVFQKAGYATGAMGKWGLGPVGSTGEPNKKGFDLFFGYNCQGVAHSFYPPHLWRNTEKIIINEKPVPGHAKQPQGEVKMDDWIGETYAPKLMIAEAEKFIEGNAAKPFFLYLAFIEPHVSMHPPRESVEKFPEEWDDEPYRGQNGYVPHPRPRAGYAAMISDLDGYVGRVLAALEKAGVVDNTLVVFTSDNGTTHPRSPTTHFHVGGVDGKFFNSTAGLRGYKGSVYEGGIRIPMIARLPGRIPANAVNETPGFFADWFKTLCDAASLEAPSGLDGQSLWPALTSGKKQERTAPMLWVFPEYGGQVAVRMGDLKAVLQNQKTKTPGKWELYDLSKDIAEENDISAAHPEVIQQAVALLKKEVAENELFPVPIPGVTAAK, from the coding sequence ATGAAACCGCTGCGTTCCCTTTTCCTGATCGTGGGCTTTTTAGGCCTCGCCACTGCCGGCCTGACGGCTGCCGAAAAACCGCTGAATGTGGTCTTCATCCTCGCCGATGACCTCGGCTGGGGGGAGCTTGGCAGCTACGGCCAGAAAAAGATCCCCACCCCGCATCTGGACCGCCTGGCCAAGGAAGGCTCACGCTTCACCCAGCACTACACGGGCGCCCCGGTCTGCGCCCCCGCACGCTGCATGCTGATGACCGGCAAGCACGCCGGGCATGCAGAAATTCGCGGCAACCTGAAGGTGCAGAAATATTTCCCGGAATTCGATGAAGGCCAGTATCCCATCTCGGAACAGGCCGTGACCGTCGCCCAGGTATTCCAAAAGGCCGGCTACGCCACCGGGGCGATGGGCAAGTGGGGCCTGGGCCCAGTCGGCAGCACGGGCGAGCCTAACAAAAAGGGTTTCGATCTTTTCTTCGGCTACAACTGCCAGGGCGTCGCCCACAGCTTTTATCCCCCGCACCTTTGGCGCAACACGGAGAAGATCATTATCAATGAAAAGCCTGTTCCCGGCCATGCCAAGCAGCCCCAAGGCGAAGTAAAGATGGACGACTGGATCGGCGAAACTTACGCGCCCAAACTCATGATCGCCGAGGCAGAAAAGTTCATCGAAGGCAATGCCGCCAAGCCCTTCTTCCTCTACCTCGCCTTCATCGAGCCGCATGTCTCCATGCATCCGCCGCGCGAGTCTGTGGAAAAATTCCCCGAGGAATGGGATGACGAACCCTACCGTGGCCAGAACGGATACGTCCCCCATCCGCGTCCGCGCGCCGGTTATGCAGCGATGATCTCCGACCTCGACGGTTATGTCGGGCGCGTGCTGGCAGCCCTGGAAAAAGCCGGCGTCGTGGACAACACCCTCGTCGTTTTCACCAGTGACAACGGCACCACGCATCCGCGCTCACCCACCACTCATTTCCATGTCGGCGGTGTGGACGGCAAGTTCTTCAACAGTACTGCTGGCCTGCGTGGCTACAAAGGCAGCGTCTATGAAGGTGGCATTCGCATCCCCATGATCGCCCGCCTGCCAGGTCGCATCCCTGCCAATGCTGTCAATGAAACCCCCGGCTTCTTTGCCGACTGGTTCAAAACCCTCTGCGATGCCGCCAGCCTTGAAGCTCCTTCAGGTCTCGACGGTCAAAGCCTCTGGCCCGCCCTCACCAGTGGCAAAAAGCAGGAGCGCACCGCCCCCATGCTCTGGGTCTTCCCGGAATACGGCGGCCAGGTCGCCGTTCGCATGGGCGACCTGAAAGCCGTGCTGCAAAATCAGAAAACCAAAACCCCCGGCAAGTGGGAGCTCTATGATCTCTCCAAGGACATCGCCGAGGAAAACGACATCTCCGCCGCCCATCCCGAAGTCATCCAGCAAGCCGTGGCTCTGTTGAAAAAAGAAGTCGCTGAGAACGAACTCTTCCCCGTCCCCATCCCCGGCGTCACTGCCGCAAAATGA
- a CDS encoding sugar phosphate isomerase/epimerase family protein, which yields MHRLCVHTITTKHWSTEECIQKYSAADVQGITFWRYNLEGRDAAAVGRHARESGLDVVSLCRGGFFPGSTAEARQKAIDDNRRCIEQAHELEAPLIVLVCGAVPGQPLEESRKQITDGIAAVLPDAEAAGVKLGIEPLHPMYADDRSAVNTMRQANDICDALGSPELVGIAADVYHIWWDPELKHQIELTAAQKRLFAFHICDWKTPTADLLNDRGLMGEGCIPIRQISDWVDATGFQGHREVEIFSNLYWSMDQDEWLAKIKESYGKLYV from the coding sequence ATGCACCGCCTCTGCGTCCACACCATCACCACCAAGCACTGGAGCACGGAAGAATGCATCCAAAAGTACTCTGCGGCTGACGTTCAGGGCATCACCTTCTGGAGATACAATCTGGAAGGCCGCGATGCTGCCGCCGTCGGGCGGCATGCCCGTGAATCCGGCCTGGATGTGGTCAGTCTCTGCCGGGGCGGATTTTTTCCCGGTTCCACGGCTGAGGCCCGCCAGAAAGCCATTGATGACAACCGCCGCTGCATTGAGCAGGCGCATGAGCTGGAAGCCCCGCTCATCGTCCTGGTGTGTGGAGCCGTCCCCGGCCAACCGCTGGAAGAATCGAGAAAACAAATCACCGATGGCATCGCCGCCGTCCTGCCGGATGCCGAAGCGGCGGGCGTGAAGCTGGGCATCGAGCCGCTGCACCCTATGTATGCGGATGACCGCAGCGCCGTGAACACCATGCGCCAGGCCAATGACATCTGCGATGCCCTCGGCTCCCCGGAACTGGTGGGCATCGCCGCCGATGTCTATCACATCTGGTGGGACCCGGAGTTGAAGCATCAGATTGAGTTGACCGCCGCCCAAAAGCGCCTCTTTGCCTTTCATATCTGTGATTGGAAAACTCCCACCGCCGATCTGCTGAATGACCGTGGCCTCATGGGGGAAGGCTGCATCCCCATCCGCCAGATCTCCGACTGGGTGGATGCCACCGGCTTCCAGGGGCATCGCGAGGTCGAGATTTTTTCCAACCTCTACTGGTCCATGGATCAGGATGAATGGCTGGCCAAAATCAAGGAGTCCTACGGTAAACTTTACGTGTGA
- the floA gene encoding flotillin-like protein FloA (flotillin-like protein involved in membrane lipid rafts), producing the protein MPNFQLLLVGGAIIVAIILFLIVAKFFNLWLRARISNAPVSIVNLLAMYLRGIPNALIVDTRITAAKAGLNISTDQLEAHYLSGGEVTHVVLSLIAADKAGIPLDFKRACAIDLACKGTTKTVLEAVRTSINPKVIDCPSNDMGRGGKIDAVAKDGISLRVRARVTVRTNLDRFIGGATEETVVARVGEGIVSSIGSAPSYKSVLENPDSISKLVLTKGVDAGTAFEILSIDIADIDVGENVGAKLQAEQAETDKKIAQANAEVRRAAAVAVEQEMSARTQEMRARVVEAEAQIPMAMAEAFRNGNLGIMDFARYKNISADTDMRTKIAGTDTGSPQS; encoded by the coding sequence ATGCCCAACTTCCAACTCCTCCTCGTCGGCGGCGCAATTATCGTCGCAATCATCCTGTTTTTGATCGTCGCCAAGTTTTTCAACCTCTGGCTGCGTGCCCGCATCTCCAATGCGCCGGTCAGCATTGTCAATCTCCTGGCCATGTATCTGCGCGGCATTCCCAATGCGCTGATTGTGGATACCCGCATCACCGCCGCCAAGGCCGGGCTCAACATCAGCACGGACCAGCTTGAAGCCCACTACCTCTCCGGTGGCGAGGTGACCCACGTCGTACTCTCTCTCATCGCGGCGGACAAGGCCGGCATCCCTCTGGATTTCAAACGTGCCTGTGCCATTGACCTCGCTTGCAAAGGCACCACCAAAACCGTGCTGGAAGCCGTGCGCACCAGCATCAACCCCAAGGTGATTGACTGCCCCAGCAACGACATGGGCCGTGGCGGCAAGATTGATGCCGTGGCCAAAGACGGCATCTCCCTCCGAGTCCGTGCCCGTGTGACTGTCCGCACCAACCTGGACCGCTTTATTGGCGGTGCCACGGAAGAAACCGTCGTCGCCCGTGTGGGTGAAGGCATCGTCAGCAGCATCGGCTCCGCCCCTTCCTATAAATCCGTGCTCGAAAATCCCGACAGCATCTCCAAGCTGGTCCTCACCAAAGGCGTGGATGCAGGCACCGCCTTCGAGATCCTCTCCATTGACATCGCCGACATTGACGTGGGCGAAAACGTCGGTGCCAAGCTCCAGGCCGAGCAGGCCGAGACGGACAAAAAGATCGCCCAGGCCAATGCCGAAGTCCGCCGTGCCGCCGCCGTCGCGGTGGAGCAGGAAATGTCCGCCCGCACCCAGGAAATGCGCGCCCGCGTCGTCGAGGCCGAAGCTCAGATCCCCATGGCCATGGCCGAAGCCTTCCGCAACGGCAACCTCGGCATCATGGACTTCGCCCGTTACAAAAACATCTCCGCCGATACCGACATGCGCACCAAGATTGCCGGCACAGATACAGGTTCCCCACAGTCCTGA
- a CDS encoding NfeD family protein, translated as MMILHMVITVAIIVILGILLMILETFVPGMIAGSIGALCVLTGVILVLWSDDFSHWPAWGRSALACGIVVGTVVLQLVWLRFFAIKFWHNSFTLQETIPSPDQPMLLANGTEGTTLTELRPLGRVDFNGNRREVRCEDGFAPQGARVRITGSEPGNLVVRLIPNPS; from the coding sequence ATGATGATTTTACACATGGTCATCACCGTCGCCATCATCGTGATCCTGGGAATTCTCCTGATGATTTTGGAGACTTTCGTGCCCGGCATGATCGCCGGTTCGATTGGTGCCCTCTGCGTTCTTACCGGAGTCATTCTGGTTTTGTGGTCCGACGATTTTTCCCACTGGCCGGCCTGGGGTCGCAGTGCGCTGGCCTGCGGCATTGTCGTGGGCACCGTGGTGCTGCAACTGGTGTGGCTGCGCTTTTTTGCCATCAAGTTCTGGCACAATTCTTTCACTTTGCAGGAGACCATCCCATCCCCTGATCAACCGATGCTGCTGGCCAATGGGACCGAAGGCACCACACTGACTGAACTGCGCCCTCTTGGACGGGTGGACTTCAATGGCAACCGGCGCGAAGTGCGCTGCGAAGACGGCTTTGCTCCCCAAGGAGCCCGTGTCCGGATTACTGGCAGCGAACCTGGCAATCTTGTTGTTCGACTCATTCCAAATCCCTCGTAA
- a CDS encoding Zn-dependent alcohol dehydrogenase, with the protein MSTALAAVLYESNRPMVIEEVTVLPPQAGEVMVRMKAAGVCHSDLHVIKGDLPMPCPIILGHEGAGVVEAVGPGVTSVQEGDHVIPIWRASCGRCEYCMNGKPALCDMGTAMRFTGTMPDGQTRFRNARGDSIRHYAGVSTFSSLSTMPEAAVVKIDPDFPLWKAALIGCGVITGVGAVTYAAQVRPGATVAVFGCGGIGLNIIQGARMVSAAQIIAVDSVASKETWACQMGATHFINSSQGDPVQAVKDLTGGKGVDYAFEAIGLPKPIEQAFDSVKKGGTCVVSGICRADARAGINVNQLVYAEKTLKGTLYGSARPRVDLTHLIGLHQSGHLMLDELLTRTYPLEQINEAYESLERGEVARSLIVWD; encoded by the coding sequence ATGTCCACCGCCCTAGCCGCCGTCCTTTATGAATCCAACCGCCCCATGGTTATTGAGGAGGTCACCGTGCTCCCGCCCCAGGCCGGGGAGGTGATGGTGCGGATGAAAGCCGCTGGCGTCTGCCACAGTGATCTGCATGTCATCAAAGGCGACCTCCCCATGCCCTGCCCCATCATCCTCGGGCATGAGGGCGCAGGCGTCGTGGAGGCCGTAGGTCCAGGCGTGACGAGTGTGCAGGAAGGCGACCATGTCATCCCCATCTGGCGGGCTTCCTGCGGCCGCTGTGAATACTGTATGAATGGCAAACCCGCCCTCTGTGACATGGGCACCGCCATGCGCTTCACCGGCACCATGCCTGACGGGCAGACCCGTTTTCGCAATGCCCGTGGCGACAGCATCCGCCATTACGCCGGTGTCTCCACCTTCAGCAGCCTGTCCACCATGCCGGAGGCGGCGGTGGTTAAAATTGACCCGGACTTTCCCCTCTGGAAGGCCGCCCTCATTGGCTGCGGCGTCATCACCGGCGTGGGGGCCGTCACGTATGCCGCCCAGGTGCGGCCCGGTGCCACCGTCGCCGTTTTTGGCTGCGGTGGCATCGGCCTCAACATCATCCAGGGTGCCCGCATGGTCAGCGCGGCGCAGATCATCGCCGTGGATTCCGTTGCTTCTAAAGAAACTTGGGCCTGCCAGATGGGAGCCACCCATTTCATAAACTCCTCCCAGGGCGATCCCGTGCAAGCGGTCAAGGACCTGACGGGTGGAAAAGGCGTGGACTATGCCTTTGAAGCCATCGGTCTGCCAAAGCCCATCGAACAGGCCTTCGACAGCGTGAAAAAAGGCGGCACCTGCGTGGTCTCAGGCATCTGCCGGGCGGATGCCCGCGCTGGCATCAACGTGAACCAGCTCGTCTATGCGGAAAAGACCCTCAAAGGCACCCTCTACGGCAGCGCCCGCCCTCGCGTGGACCTCACTCACCTCATCGGCCTGCATCAGTCCGGCCATCTGATGCTGGATGAACTGCTCACCCGCACCTATCCCCTGGAGCAGATCAATGAAGCCTACGAATCCCTGGAGCGCGGCGAGGTTGCCCGCAGCCTCATCGTGTGGGATTGA
- a CDS encoding alpha/beta hydrolase fold domain-containing protein, whose amino-acid sequence MILRTLLALSLSFSACLQAAKPVTHIYKKVADRELKLTIVNPPDWKATDKGPAMVFFHGGSWTGGLPKQFTEHSDYLSTRGLVCIQVQYRLLKGLPPETPPTICVQDAKSAMRWVRSHAAELGIDPQRIGAGGGSAGGHLAAFVGMVDGLDDPQDDLSVSAKANALALFNPVFDNGPENGWGTARVKDRYPEFSPAHNITSDDPPAIIFLGTKDNLIPVSVVERFQANMKKAGVRCEVRLYEGQPHGFFNAGKKTQKYFHQTLLATDEFLTSLGWLKGEPTLKVEK is encoded by the coding sequence ATGATCTTGCGAACCCTTCTTGCCCTCAGCCTTTCTTTCTCTGCCTGTCTTCAGGCAGCCAAGCCGGTGACCCACATTTATAAAAAGGTGGCGGATCGTGAATTGAAGCTCACGATTGTGAATCCGCCGGACTGGAAGGCCACGGACAAGGGCCCGGCGATGGTCTTTTTTCATGGCGGAAGCTGGACGGGCGGACTGCCCAAGCAGTTTACTGAACACAGTGACTATCTTTCCACGCGCGGGCTGGTCTGCATCCAGGTGCAATATCGCCTGCTGAAAGGTCTGCCGCCGGAGACGCCGCCGACGATCTGTGTGCAGGATGCGAAATCGGCCATGCGCTGGGTGCGCAGCCATGCAGCGGAGCTGGGGATTGATCCGCAGCGCATCGGCGCAGGAGGCGGTTCCGCAGGCGGTCATCTGGCAGCCTTTGTCGGCATGGTGGACGGGCTGGACGATCCCCAGGATGACCTGTCTGTCTCCGCCAAGGCCAATGCGCTGGCGCTTTTTAATCCGGTTTTTGACAACGGGCCAGAGAATGGCTGGGGCACAGCCCGGGTGAAGGACCGTTATCCAGAATTCTCCCCTGCGCACAACATTACTTCCGATGATCCGCCTGCCATCATCTTTCTGGGCACGAAGGACAACCTGATCCCGGTGAGCGTGGTGGAGCGCTTCCAGGCCAACATGAAAAAGGCCGGCGTGCGGTGCGAGGTGCGCCTGTATGAGGGGCAGCCCCATGGCTTTTTCAATGCGGGCAAGAAAACTCAAAAATACTTCCACCAAACCCTGCTGGCCACGGACGAGTTCCTCACATCCCTGGGATGGCTGAAGGGCGAGCCGACGCTGAAGGTGGAAAAGTGA
- a CDS encoding helix-turn-helix domain-containing protein produces the protein MTRTHKKVSVKKVQKTVRWTPVTAAEGVEQALRMLEGRWKFLILFQLFGGQVKRFSDLERAIPAVTQKMLAQQLRQLEKDGIVHREVYPVVPPKVEYSLTPWGQSLCPVLDAILKWAAKRKPDIEG, from the coding sequence ATGACAAGAACCCACAAAAAAGTAAGTGTCAAAAAAGTGCAAAAAACTGTGCGCTGGACCCCTGTCACAGCGGCGGAAGGTGTGGAGCAGGCGCTGCGGATGCTGGAAGGACGTTGGAAGTTTTTGATCCTCTTTCAGCTCTTTGGCGGCCAGGTGAAACGGTTTTCCGATCTGGAACGGGCGATCCCTGCCGTCACTCAAAAGATGCTGGCCCAGCAGCTCCGCCAGCTCGAAAAAGACGGTATCGTCCACCGCGAGGTCTATCCGGTGGTTCCGCCCAAGGTGGAGTATTCATTGACCCCCTGGGGACAGTCTCTGTGCCCTGTTTTGGATGCGATTTTGAAGTGGGCCGCTAAGCGCAAGCCTGACATTGAAGGCTGA
- a CDS encoding nuclear transport factor 2 family protein has translation MNSSTPQVLSDYFSAANDGRIDDTASCFAADALVHDENQDRLGLDAIRTWIEHTTREYQPKTDVASIEAVEDTFVAVATVSGTFPGSPIQLTYTFTVQNEKITGLSIR, from the coding sequence ATGAATTCATCAACTCCACAGGTCCTTTCGGACTACTTTTCCGCCGCCAATGACGGCCGCATTGATGACACGGCAAGCTGCTTTGCTGCGGATGCCCTGGTCCATGATGAAAATCAGGACCGCCTTGGCCTGGATGCCATCCGCACCTGGATCGAACACACGACGCGTGAGTATCAGCCGAAGACTGATGTGGCCAGCATTGAGGCCGTCGAAGATACCTTCGTCGCAGTTGCCACGGTCTCGGGCACGTTTCCTGGAAGCCCGATACAGCTCACCTACACTTTCACTGTCCAGAACGAAAAGATCACCGGCCTGTCCATCCGCTAA
- a CDS encoding Dabb family protein, translating to MNPFRTRLVILVSFVSLISSCTLPQRTGPSATDIHQIGLVWLKNAGSQEDRQKVVEAVHSFGADIPEVKQAVVGRTDGIGGPFSDASYDVGFILTFKDEAARQRYNEHPVHQKAATEVFLPLSKKLLFYRFVAE from the coding sequence ATGAATCCATTCCGCACCCGCCTGGTTATTCTTGTTTCATTCGTTTCCCTCATCTCGAGCTGCACGCTTCCTCAACGAACTGGCCCATCAGCCACAGACATCCACCAGATCGGCCTGGTGTGGCTGAAGAATGCAGGCAGCCAGGAGGACCGGCAAAAGGTCGTTGAAGCGGTGCATTCCTTTGGCGCAGACATCCCTGAAGTGAAGCAAGCCGTGGTCGGACGCACCGATGGGATCGGCGGCCCGTTCTCGGATGCATCGTATGATGTTGGTTTCATCCTGACTTTCAAAGATGAAGCGGCACGCCAGCGTTACAATGAGCATCCGGTGCATCAGAAGGCGGCGACCGAGGTTTTCCTGCCTTTGTCGAAGAAGCTGCTGTTTTATCGTTTCGTTGCGGAATGA
- a CDS encoding UvrD-helicase domain-containing protein: MPAPLQHLLISASAGSGKTYQLVRRYLHLLALDQEAEGIAAMTFTRKAAGEFFSRILQRLAEMAEHPEKAAEFFKDSQPPVPEEQDYSLMLRRITRRMHRLQLGTMDSFFAKVAACFPMELGLPAGARVMDEDETRQARREALDSLLERLYLEEDGAAQKTLMEAYKQATFGAEEKTVDSALQDWLTDGLTLWEDSAIRPENDLRGWGDIAQIWSQRLEMESLPDAIAAVRTTFVPLSDAGADLLEETLTATLETVPGMALPKRVKELLEKAQEKWSDLLAGDAELMWMRKRTPVSGAAARALVNLVRTLMAREFIVRAGRTRGLAAVISMLADEYAQRVRARGRLSFADVQRLLCLSAQKDASWAAGAGDLWFRLDGRNHHWLLDEFQDTSRVQWRVIGGLVDEAIQDDSGARSFFSVGDPKQSIYLWRQAEPDLFDDILRAYPASGARGLNTGQLSQSFRSAQPVLDAVNAVFGDRIALETLLPEGTLKGFAFEPHTAAQAQLTGHAALISPAAELDSDDPTAHLAGELLNHLQPLQRGLSCAILVRSNAEARLITEALRASTGMEVVCESDQHPCTDNALTLALLSLLTLAAHPGDKQALEHLRMTPLWPQIETATESSSLTIAKVQSLVYEKGFAAFMEEWTPRLWQVHPQMDAFHARRLSQMADIATEFDALGNRDVDAFIEFAHEYPLRIRGGARAVQVMTIHASKGLEFDIVILPSLDGTAMDTPRREEYLVSRSVEGVNWVLETPPKVYSQLDPTLRAGLQETKRRTAFESLCRLYVAMTRAKRGLYFITELPPKSGKALKESRLLRETLGRDSSRPLTEESLGIVEWETGDEFWFKAHPFVPAPVPAPVLLHSPLGALLRETQPLPRRRTPSGEESFKIKGSILFGEGREPGRRLGTLVHELFAEIEWTPDIPSLEQRWLAKGLLLPDDFSATEGPAANALAMVRSVLEAPACAPAFARPGPHATVWRERAFDLVLDGEWISGTFDRVILDQDDEGHCLSAWIVDFKTDVAPDDLSLQEKLAGYAPQIALYRQAISRLTGVPESAVRCSLLFTRLQRLVDL, from the coding sequence ATGCCCGCCCCCCTTCAGCACCTGCTCATCTCCGCTTCGGCTGGCTCGGGGAAAACGTATCAACTGGTCCGCCGGTATTTGCACCTGCTCGCCTTAGACCAGGAGGCGGAAGGAATCGCCGCCATGACCTTCACTCGCAAGGCCGCCGGGGAGTTCTTCAGCCGCATCCTTCAACGCCTCGCGGAGATGGCGGAGCATCCTGAGAAAGCCGCCGAATTCTTTAAAGACAGCCAGCCTCCCGTGCCGGAAGAGCAGGACTATAGCCTCATGCTCCGGCGCATCACCCGGCGCATGCACCGCCTGCAACTGGGCACCATGGACAGCTTTTTTGCCAAAGTGGCCGCCTGTTTTCCCATGGAACTGGGCCTGCCCGCGGGTGCCCGCGTCATGGATGAAGATGAGACCCGCCAGGCCCGGCGCGAGGCCCTGGACAGCCTGCTGGAGCGCCTTTACCTCGAAGAAGACGGTGCCGCCCAAAAGACCCTCATGGAGGCCTACAAGCAGGCCACCTTTGGTGCTGAAGAAAAGACAGTGGACAGTGCCCTGCAGGACTGGCTGACGGATGGACTCACCCTCTGGGAGGACTCTGCTATTCGACCTGAAAACGACCTTCGGGGATGGGGGGACATTGCACAAATTTGGTCGCAGCGCCTGGAAATGGAATCGCTGCCGGATGCCATTGCTGCTGTCCGCACCACTTTTGTTCCCCTCAGTGACGCGGGGGCAGACTTGCTTGAAGAAACTCTCACCGCCACGCTGGAAACGGTGCCCGGTATGGCCCTGCCGAAGCGCGTGAAAGAGTTGCTGGAAAAGGCCCAGGAAAAATGGTCCGACCTCCTCGCGGGCGATGCCGAACTGATGTGGATGCGCAAAAGGACCCCCGTCAGCGGCGCAGCCGCCAGGGCATTGGTGAACCTGGTCCGAACCCTCATGGCGCGTGAATTCATCGTCCGTGCCGGCCGCACTCGCGGTCTGGCTGCCGTCATTTCAATGCTTGCAGATGAGTATGCCCAGCGCGTGCGTGCCCGGGGGCGGCTGTCCTTTGCGGATGTCCAGCGGCTGCTTTGTCTCTCTGCCCAAAAAGACGCCTCCTGGGCTGCTGGGGCAGGGGATCTGTGGTTCCGGCTGGACGGGCGGAATCACCATTGGCTGCTGGATGAATTTCAGGACACCAGCCGTGTGCAGTGGCGGGTCATCGGCGGCCTGGTGGATGAGGCCATCCAGGATGACAGCGGCGCGCGCAGCTTCTTTTCCGTGGGGGACCCCAAGCAGTCTATTTACCTCTGGCGCCAGGCCGAGCCGGACCTCTTTGATGACATCCTGCGCGCTTATCCCGCCAGCGGCGCACGCGGCCTGAACACCGGCCAGCTCAGCCAGTCCTTCCGCAGCGCTCAGCCTGTGCTGGATGCCGTCAATGCCGTCTTTGGCGACCGCATCGCCCTGGAAACTCTCCTCCCTGAAGGCACGCTCAAAGGCTTCGCTTTCGAACCCCACACCGCTGCCCAAGCGCAGCTCACCGGCCACGCCGCCCTCATTTCACCCGCCGCCGAACTGGATTCCGACGACCCCACCGCCCACTTGGCGGGGGAACTCTTAAACCACCTCCAGCCTCTCCAGCGCGGTCTCTCCTGCGCCATCCTGGTGCGGTCCAATGCCGAGGCCCGCCTGATCACCGAAGCCCTCCGCGCCAGCACCGGTATGGAGGTCGTCTGTGAATCCGACCAGCATCCCTGCACGGACAATGCGCTTACATTGGCCCTGCTTTCTCTGCTTACCCTCGCCGCTCATCCGGGGGACAAACAGGCCCTGGAACATTTGCGCATGACGCCGCTCTGGCCGCAGATCGAGACCGCCACGGAATCCAGCTCTTTAACCATCGCCAAGGTCCAGAGCTTGGTTTATGAAAAAGGCTTCGCCGCGTTCATGGAAGAATGGACGCCACGCCTTTGGCAGGTGCATCCGCAGATGGATGCCTTCCACGCCCGCCGCCTGTCCCAGATGGCTGATATCGCCACCGAATTCGATGCCCTCGGCAACCGTGATGTGGATGCCTTCATCGAATTTGCCCATGAGTATCCGCTGCGCATCCGTGGCGGCGCACGGGCCGTCCAGGTCATGACCATTCATGCCTCAAAGGGGCTCGAGTTTGATATCGTCATCCTCCCCAGCCTGGACGGTACTGCCATGGATACCCCCCGGCGGGAGGAATACCTCGTCAGTCGCAGTGTTGAAGGCGTCAACTGGGTGCTGGAGACCCCGCCAAAAGTCTATTCACAACTGGACCCCACCCTCCGCGCAGGCCTTCAAGAGACCAAACGCCGCACCGCCTTTGAATCCCTCTGCCGCCTCTACGTGGCCATGACACGGGCCAAACGCGGCCTCTATTTTATCACTGAACTCCCGCCTAAATCCGGCAAGGCCCTCAAAGAATCCAGGCTCCTGCGCGAGACACTGGGCCGCGACAGCAGCCGTCCTTTGACCGAAGAAAGCCTTGGTATCGTGGAATGGGAAACCGGTGACGAATTTTGGTTCAAAGCCCACCCATTTGTCCCCGCTCCCGTACCCGCTCCTGTTTTATTACACTCTCCGTTAGGCGCATTGCTCCGCGAAACCCAGCCTCTCCCCCGCCGCCGTACGCCTTCCGGCGAGGAGAGCTTCAAGATCAAAGGCAGCATCCTTTTCGGCGAAGGCCGCGAGCCTGGACGCCGCCTCGGCACACTGGTGCATGAACTCTTTGCCGAGATCGAATGGACCCCCGATATCCCCTCACTCGAACAACGTTGGCTGGCCAAAGGCCTGCTTTTGCCGGATGACTTCAGCGCCACCGAAGGCCCGGCCGCCAATGCCCTGGCCATGGTCCGCAGCGTTCTGGAGGCCCCCGCTTGTGCCCCTGCCTTTGCCCGCCCTGGCCCTCACGCCACCGTCTGGCGTGAGCGCGCGTTTGATCTTGTGCTGGATGGCGAATGGATCTCAGGCACCTTTGACCGCGTCATCCTGGACCAGGATGACGAAGGCCACTGCCTCAGCGCCTGGATTGTGGACTTCAAAACGGATGTCGCCCCCGACGATCTCTCTCTCCAGGAAAAGCTCGCCGGTTACGCTCCTCAGATAGCCCTCTATCGCCAGGCCATCTCCCGCCTCACCGGTGTCCCCGAATCCGCCGTCCGCTGCAGCCTCCTCTTCACCCGTCTTCAACGCCTGGTGGATCTGTAA